From Fervidobacterium sp., the proteins below share one genomic window:
- a CDS encoding M42 family metallopeptidase, with protein sequence MALSKNLSELVRRLTMAKSPSGRESEISSVIIEELQGFIDGYKIDKIGNLIVWKEGNGGKKILLDAHMDEIGVVVTNIDDCGFLKIDRVGGVSPYTIYQSRIRFGEVVGVVGIEGESLDEIQSNVQKLSFEKLFVDIGAKSKQEAQKYCPIGTFGTFDSYFYEHNDYMISKSMDDRIGCAVIIEVFKKLKTPKNTIYGVFAVQEEVGLIGSHVAGYDIEPDVAIAIDVTGVGDTPKGLKRVPMALGKGACIKVKDMASISNRRIVDKLRELAEKYGIPYQMEVLIFGGTDAAGYQATKAGIPSATISIPTRYIHTPSEMVYKQDVEATIELTLKYCEEGLE encoded by the coding sequence GAAGAGCTACAAGGTTTTATCGATGGTTATAAAATAGACAAGATAGGCAATCTCATTGTTTGGAAAGAAGGTAATGGTGGTAAAAAGATACTCCTTGATGCACATATGGATGAGATAGGGGTTGTTGTGACAAACATAGATGATTGTGGTTTTCTGAAAATAGACAGAGTTGGTGGTGTTTCACCGTATACAATATATCAGAGTAGAATAAGATTTGGAGAAGTTGTTGGTGTTGTTGGGATTGAAGGAGAAAGTCTCGATGAAATTCAGTCGAATGTGCAAAAATTATCTTTTGAAAAGTTGTTTGTTGACATAGGTGCAAAATCAAAACAAGAAGCTCAAAAATACTGTCCTATTGGTACATTTGGCACCTTTGACAGTTACTTTTATGAACATAACGATTATATGATAAGCAAATCTATGGACGATAGAATCGGCTGCGCAGTTATCATAGAGGTTTTTAAAAAACTTAAAACTCCAAAGAATACTATCTATGGAGTCTTTGCTGTTCAAGAGGAAGTTGGTTTGATAGGCTCGCATGTTGCTGGTTATGACATAGAACCCGATGTTGCGATAGCGATCGATGTAACGGGTGTTGGTGACACACCCAAAGGATTAAAAAGGGTACCTATGGCATTGGGGAAAGGCGCATGTATAAAGGTTAAAGACATGGCTTCGATAAGTAATAGACGTATTGTTGACAAACTCAGAGAATTAGCCGAAAAGTACGGCATCCCATATCAAATGGAAGTACTAATATTTGGTGGGACGGATGCAGCTGGTTATCAAGCTACGAAAGCAGGTATACCCAGCGCAACTATCTCTATACCGACAAGATATATACACACACCAAGTGAGATGGTTTATAAACAAGATGTAGAAGCAACCATAGAACTTACACTGAAATACTGTGAAGAGGGGCTTGAATAG
- a CDS encoding HD domain-containing protein produces the protein MTPDFLKKSQSVKSFGEPWKVLIVDDEPDIHAITSVIAKDIIFEGRPVRIYSAYSSSEAVEILKNVSDIAVAIIDVVMESSDSGLKLVQFIRDELSNTQIRLVIRTGQPGYAPPRDIILKYDINDYREKSELSSNGLFTLIVAKLREYKYIVALDTQKRLLERLNFYTTILSRKLSEAEYIDLITEVADNVSLLLNNNFSITHDILSNKDINENLDSHFTWLDETTVNMTFRSKINEHAKVKIEFSKPFDEFYKTLLQNFFERFALSMENHLLTKDLVETLYKIVYVISEVTETRSFETGEHVRRIGKLAKLLASSFGYGENFTDMLEIAAMLHDVGKIGIPDSILNKPARLSEEEFKVMKLHTIIGYKILSAVEHPIFQLASSVALNHHENWDGTGYPNGLRGEEIPFEARIVSLLDVFDALLSDRIYRPAWKEDEVLKFIKENTNTKFDPKVSKMFFDIYEEIRKIYFG, from the coding sequence TTGACACCAGACTTCTTGAAAAAGTCACAAAGTGTCAAATCATTTGGTGAACCTTGGAAGGTGCTTATTGTCGATGATGAACCTGATATACATGCAATTACATCTGTTATAGCAAAAGATATAATCTTCGAAGGAAGGCCTGTAAGAATTTATAGCGCTTATTCCTCATCAGAAGCCGTCGAAATACTTAAAAATGTTTCGGATATCGCTGTTGCAATAATAGACGTAGTTATGGAAAGTAGTGATTCCGGATTAAAGCTTGTACAATTCATAAGAGACGAACTTTCAAACACTCAAATTCGTCTTGTAATAAGAACAGGACAACCTGGTTATGCACCTCCAAGGGATATAATACTTAAATACGATATAAACGATTACCGCGAAAAATCTGAGCTATCAAGCAATGGTCTGTTCACTTTGATAGTTGCAAAATTACGCGAGTACAAGTATATTGTTGCGCTTGATACTCAAAAGAGACTTTTGGAAAGATTAAATTTTTACACAACTATATTGTCCAGGAAATTGAGCGAGGCAGAATACATAGATTTAATAACAGAGGTAGCCGACAATGTCTCACTACTATTAAATAATAATTTTTCTATTACGCATGATATCCTCTCGAACAAAGACATAAATGAAAACTTGGATAGTCATTTTACTTGGCTTGATGAAACAACCGTAAATATGACATTTAGAAGTAAAATTAATGAACATGCAAAAGTGAAGATAGAATTTTCAAAGCCTTTTGATGAATTTTACAAAACATTGCTTCAAAATTTTTTCGAAAGATTTGCGTTGTCAATGGAAAATCATTTGTTGACAAAAGATTTGGTCGAAACACTTTACAAGATAGTTTACGTGATTTCAGAAGTTACTGAGACAAGGTCATTTGAAACAGGTGAACACGTAAGAAGGATAGGCAAGTTAGCAAAGTTATTAGCAAGTTCGTTCGGATACGGTGAAAACTTTACAGACATGCTTGAGATTGCAGCAATGCTTCACGATGTTGGGAAGATAGGTATTCCAGATAGTATCCTAAACAAACCTGCACGGTTGTCTGAAGAGGAATTCAAAGTTATGAAACTACATACAATTATAGGTTACAAAATATTATCGGCAGTTGAACACCCGATTTTTCAATTGGCAAGTTCCGTTGCACTAAACCATCACGAAAATTGGGACGGTACAGGTTATCCAAATGGCTTAAGAGGTGAAGAAATCCCATTTGAAGCTCGGATCGTTAGTCTGCTTGATGTGTTTGATGCCTTGCTTTCTGACAGAATTTATCGCCCTGCTTGGAAGGAAGATGAAGTATTGAAGTTCATAAAAGAAAACACAAATACAAAATTTGATCCGAAAGTCTCTAAGATGTTCTTTGACATTTACGAGGAAATTCGCAAAATTTATTTCGGATAG
- a CDS encoding helix-hairpin-helix domain-containing protein — protein sequence MVRIGELIREVYEKLRNERIFFLIFALLIVFSGVLFIPKNHEAYMNDTQSINQPEMVQKRNYGSPIIDINTASAEELQTLPGIGPSKARAILEYRSKSPFLKTEDITNVPGIGPKTYEKIKDRITVGNVKSTENKADKALSTITKTEANQSTGKYVTGGVDTDKISSGKIDINTADIDELQKLPGIGPTKARAILDYRKNIGKFKSVEEIKNVKGIGEKTYEKLKDLIEVK from the coding sequence GTGGTAAGGATAGGAGAGTTGATTAGGGAAGTTTATGAAAAGTTGAGAAACGAACGGATTTTCTTTCTTATCTTTGCCTTACTCATTGTATTTTCCGGTGTACTATTCATACCAAAAAATCATGAGGCATATATGAATGATACTCAAAGCATAAATCAACCAGAGATGGTTCAAAAAAGAAATTACGGCTCACCGATAATTGATATAAATACAGCAAGTGCGGAAGAATTGCAAACACTTCCAGGAATCGGTCCTTCAAAGGCAAGAGCGATATTAGAATACAGAAGCAAAAGTCCATTTCTAAAAACTGAGGATATAACAAATGTACCGGGCATAGGACCTAAAACTTACGAAAAAATAAAAGATAGGATCACAGTAGGGAATGTAAAAAGTACTGAAAATAAAGCTGACAAAGCTTTATCAACAATCACCAAAACTGAAGCTAATCAAAGTACGGGAAAATATGTAACCGGAGGTGTTGATACTGATAAAATTAGCAGCGGAAAAATAGATATAAACACAGCTGATATAGATGAACTACAAAAATTACCTGGGATTGGTCCAACAAAAGCCCGGGCAATTTTAGATTACAGAAAGAATATCGGAAAATTCAAAAGTGTTGAAGAAATAAAAAACGTAAAAGGAATAGGTGAAAAAACTTATGAGAAATTAAAAGATCTCATCGAAGTAAAATAG
- a CDS encoding HAMP domain-containing histidine kinase: MEKNEEREKNRSDKFLLINIFIGIALAIIFIIFAFNYIDSWFHGLENVFLSFNESLVYPAWTLNKNLVDTILKTMIKKKDIVSIIVYDDKGEILGSVIEENNPTILHSIFGLRNKYYESRMYYKSFFVGKVIFGYTYYEPVKSLFVFALVFVTLYFAIYMALKNLEKNVRLKELVAQLNDANNELEITLSELEETQQRVINSEKMAVLGKLMVNIAHDVNTPTGIIYSSLTDLKNRMNNIISSLDREELTEEQLRDFLTVSDELVSIMLRNAQRIRELVQSLKRVAVNEITQTYATVSMKDVVNDVLNALHPRLRKTKVTVHTDIPDNLTVRTIPGAWAQILMNLIDNSIIHAFDYDNPGEINIKFTNYDDKLMMIFSDNGKGMSEETKRRAFEPFYTTDTTAGTGIGLSIVYQLVTELLKGEINLESQEGVGTTFKIIVPMSQENNLSK, from the coding sequence ATGGAAAAAAATGAAGAAAGAGAGAAAAATAGATCTGATAAATTCTTGCTTATAAATATTTTTATAGGTATAGCTTTGGCGATTATTTTTATTATATTTGCATTTAACTATATTGATTCATGGTTTCATGGGCTTGAAAACGTCTTTTTAAGCTTCAATGAATCTTTGGTTTATCCTGCTTGGACATTGAACAAAAACTTAGTAGATACTATTTTAAAAACTATGATTAAGAAAAAGGACATAGTGTCTATAATTGTGTACGATGATAAAGGTGAAATCTTGGGCAGCGTAATCGAAGAGAATAATCCCACAATCTTACATTCTATCTTTGGATTGAGAAATAAATATTACGAATCGCGTATGTACTATAAGAGCTTTTTTGTTGGTAAAGTTATCTTTGGGTATACATACTACGAACCTGTCAAGTCACTTTTTGTTTTTGCTTTAGTATTTGTTACACTTTATTTTGCTATATACATGGCACTTAAAAATTTAGAAAAAAATGTGAGGTTAAAAGAACTGGTAGCTCAACTCAACGATGCAAACAACGAACTGGAAATCACATTATCAGAATTAGAAGAAACTCAACAAAGGGTAATAAATTCAGAAAAGATGGCCGTACTTGGAAAGTTAATGGTCAATATTGCACATGACGTCAATACACCGACTGGAATTATATACTCCTCATTAACCGATTTAAAAAATCGAATGAACAATATTATCTCAAGCTTAGACAGGGAAGAACTTACAGAAGAACAGTTAAGAGACTTTTTAACTGTTAGCGACGAACTCGTAAGTATCATGTTAAGAAACGCTCAAAGGATTCGAGAGCTTGTTCAAAGCCTAAAAAGGGTGGCCGTCAATGAAATAACTCAAACTTATGCTACTGTAAGTATGAAGGATGTCGTTAATGATGTTTTGAACGCTCTCCATCCAAGGTTGAGAAAAACTAAGGTCACTGTTCATACCGACATTCCCGATAATCTTACCGTTCGCACCATACCTGGTGCGTGGGCGCAGATATTAATGAATTTAATCGACAATTCAATAATTCATGCATTTGATTACGATAATCCAGGAGAGATAAACATAAAATTTACGAATTATGATGATAAACTGATGATGATATTTTCAGATAACGGTAAAGGTATGAGCGAGGAAACAAAAAGAAGAGCGTTTGAACCGTTTTACACAACTGATACAACTGCAGGTACGGGTATAGGGTTGAGCATAGTTTACCAACTTGTTACAGAATTGCTTAAAGGTGAAATAAATTTAGAAAGTCAAGAGGGGGTAGGGACAACTTTTAAAATCATCGTTCCTATGTCTCAGGAAAATAATCTTAGTAAATAA